The following coding sequences lie in one Bacteroides helcogenes P 36-108 genomic window:
- a CDS encoding YitT family protein, giving the protein MRKTISSWIGIFVGCTILAAGFVYFINPYNLVPGGVYGASIVLHNLFPSVQVGTFGYMFDVPLLIISVLVLGAKLGARTIVAALFTPLAMNMLSILSYPSKEALHQLDPAQLLGGCMNMTDHLMLTSIIGAVVIGIGCGIVVRSRATTGGTDIVAMILQKYCHIRFSKAILLVDGIVVGFGLLVIGFGIGNPDDATQPSWHLSFYSLIAIFVTSRVLAYVINGEKNDKLLFVISDMRLTALHDYIIKDLDRTATCIKSSGLYTKEDKEMLFLVVSYKEVVGIKQKIREVDPKAFVVVTDAYDAFGEGWKELPMEGELQPE; this is encoded by the coding sequence ATGAGAAAGACAATATCTTCGTGGATAGGCATTTTTGTGGGTTGTACCATTTTGGCAGCAGGTTTCGTTTATTTTATCAATCCCTACAACTTGGTTCCGGGCGGGGTATATGGAGCCAGTATTGTGCTTCATAATCTGTTTCCTTCCGTTCAGGTAGGTACATTCGGTTATATGTTCGACGTTCCCCTGCTTATAATATCAGTGTTGGTGCTTGGAGCAAAACTTGGTGCGCGCACTATTGTTGCTGCACTTTTCACTCCTCTTGCCATGAACATGCTTTCTATCCTCTCCTACCCTTCTAAGGAAGCGCTTCATCAGTTAGATCCTGCACAGTTGTTGGGAGGCTGCATGAATATGACAGATCATCTGATGTTGACTTCCATAATCGGTGCTGTGGTTATAGGCATTGGTTGTGGCATTGTGGTACGTAGCCGGGCTACTACGGGAGGTACGGATATTGTTGCGATGATATTGCAGAAGTATTGTCACATACGTTTTTCAAAGGCAATATTGTTGGTAGATGGCATTGTGGTGGGATTTGGATTGTTGGTTATCGGCTTTGGTATTGGGAATCCGGATGATGCCACCCAACCTTCATGGCACTTGTCTTTTTATTCACTTATTGCTATTTTTGTTACTTCAAGGGTATTGGCTTATGTGATCAACGGGGAGAAGAATGATAAATTGCTGTTTGTTATCAGTGATATGAGGCTCACTGCCCTGCATGATTATATCATTAAGGATTTGGATCGTACTGCAACGTGCATTAAGAGTAGCGGTCTTTATACAAAGGAAGACAAGGAAATGTTGTTTCTTGTGGTGAGCTATAAGGAAGTGGTGGGCATCAAACAGAAGATCAGAGAAGTTGATCCGAAAGCTTTTGTAGTAGTCACCGATGCTTATGATGCTTTTGGTGAGGGTTGGAAAGAACTTCCTATGGAGGGAGAACTCCAACCGGAATAA
- a CDS encoding sensor histidine kinase: protein MKHTLKLLIFICLCLHSSVYAQHEMTKDEILIISSYNYESRYAFNHITSFVNAYLRLNGKYSPVVESLACQALDDRYRWKNAMNTILDKHPNAKFIILLGPEAWACYLSMTDEKYRKIPIGCLMGQRYGATFTGDEIPCLQVEDDDYKGVVDFRKMMNRFNVKFLRYYEYDIDSDYRLIRHLFPKIRNIAVISDNTYLGLSEMRIVKKTLENNYPDMTPIYIDGSQMSLEEALQAMKNLPENTAAILCIWRFDKKNVIYMNNSEYLFKKANSKVPVFSLTGTGIGYWSIGGSIPQYYENIGESLAEYIYQFLDKAEKNIPKNALCFPNEYCFDMQKVKEFGLSEEMLPEESKYVNDTTEWERAFETYKWYLLLIFLVIILLTIGFIVSIRYSWHIRLLKNNLIEDKKRLQQSEHELRLAKEKAEEGNRLKSAFISNMSHEIRTPLNSIVGFATILEEETRGNENLKEYVNIISYNSDLLLKLINDILDLSRLESGRQNFNFQILDLVPHCANIVAGFQTNIAKGIKLGFKHSTPTIIAETDTTRLQQVLINLIGNAVKFTQKGSIILEVKPNNVSQEWIFSVTDTGCGIPPEKQKVVFERFNKLDEYAQGTGLGLSICQITIENLGGRIWIDPEYTKGARFMFTLPYKHETTDINKP from the coding sequence ATGAAGCATACTCTAAAGTTACTTATCTTCATTTGTCTTTGCCTCCATTCTTCCGTGTATGCGCAACACGAAATGACAAAAGATGAGATATTGATTATAAGCTCTTATAATTATGAAAGCAGGTATGCTTTCAACCATATTACATCCTTTGTAAATGCATATCTGCGACTGAACGGAAAATACTCGCCCGTAGTAGAATCTCTTGCTTGCCAAGCTTTGGACGACAGATACAGATGGAAGAATGCCATGAATACAATACTTGACAAACATCCTAACGCCAAGTTTATCATTCTTCTCGGACCGGAAGCCTGGGCATGCTACTTATCGATGACAGATGAGAAATACAGAAAAATTCCCATTGGATGCCTCATGGGACAACGGTATGGAGCCACATTTACAGGTGATGAAATTCCCTGTTTGCAAGTAGAGGATGATGATTACAAAGGAGTTGTCGATTTTCGTAAGATGATGAATCGGTTCAATGTCAAGTTTCTCCGCTATTATGAATATGACATTGATTCAGATTACAGGCTGATACGCCATCTTTTTCCAAAGATAAGAAACATAGCTGTCATCAGCGACAATACTTACCTCGGCCTGAGCGAAATGAGAATCGTAAAAAAAACCTTGGAAAATAACTATCCCGACATGACTCCTATCTATATAGACGGAAGCCAGATGAGCCTGGAAGAAGCTTTGCAAGCCATGAAAAATCTACCCGAAAACACAGCAGCCATCCTGTGTATATGGAGATTTGACAAAAAGAATGTAATCTACATGAACAATTCCGAATATCTTTTCAAGAAAGCCAACAGCAAAGTTCCTGTATTCAGCCTTACAGGAACAGGTATAGGTTATTGGAGTATCGGAGGTTCCATTCCGCAATACTATGAAAATATAGGAGAAAGCCTTGCCGAATATATATACCAATTCTTGGATAAGGCCGAAAAAAACATACCCAAAAATGCGCTTTGCTTCCCAAATGAATACTGCTTTGACATGCAAAAAGTAAAAGAATTCGGACTTTCAGAGGAAATGTTGCCCGAAGAAAGCAAATATGTCAACGATACAACAGAATGGGAAAGAGCGTTTGAAACCTATAAATGGTACTTACTGCTAATATTTCTGGTCATTATATTGCTCACTATCGGATTCATCGTCTCTATTCGTTATTCCTGGCACATACGTCTGTTGAAAAACAATCTGATAGAAGATAAGAAACGTCTCCAGCAGTCCGAACATGAACTGCGTCTGGCAAAGGAAAAGGCAGAAGAAGGAAATCGACTGAAATCTGCTTTCATATCGAACATGAGTCACGAAATACGCACTCCTTTAAATTCCATAGTAGGATTTGCAACCATTCTGGAAGAAGAAACAAGAGGGAATGAGAATTTAAAAGAATACGTAAACATCATTTCTTACAATTCAGACTTATTATTGAAACTGATTAATGACATTCTTGATCTTTCACGACTGGAATCAGGACGGCAGAATTTCAACTTCCAGATATTAGACCTGGTTCCTCATTGTGCAAATATCGTAGCCGGATTTCAAACCAACATTGCCAAAGGGATAAAACTGGGCTTCAAACATTCCACACCTACAATCATTGCCGAAACCGATACTACAAGACTGCAACAAGTCCTCATCAACTTGATAGGTAACGCAGTCAAATTTACCCAAAAAGGCTCCATCATATTGGAGGTAAAGCCGAACAACGTGTCCCAAGAATGGATATTTTCCGTTACTGATACCGGATGCGGAATTCCACCCGAAAAACAGAAAGTCGTATTTGAACGCTTCAACAAACTGGATGAATACGCCCAAGGAACCGGTCTGGGACTTTCAATCTGTCAAATTACCATAGAAAATTTAGGAGGCAGAATATGGATAGATCCTGAATATACCAAAGGAGCACGTTTCATGTTCACACTACCTTATAAACATGAAACGACAGATATAAACAAACCATGA
- a CDS encoding DUF4294 domain-containing protein, translating into MNARLNIVILIIFLLSGNIVCRAQQQSKQPGTQKNIYLVPMCVYEGDTIPYYALPTVYIFKPLKFKNKREMAKYTKLIRDVKKVLPLSKEINRAVIETYEYMMTLPGEKARQRHIKAVEKGLKEQYTPQLKKLSFAQGKLLIKLVDRQTNSTGYELVKAFMGPFKAGFYQTFAALFGASLKKQYNPMGDDMLTERVILMVESGQL; encoded by the coding sequence ATGAACGCAAGGCTTAACATAGTAATACTCATTATATTTCTACTTTCCGGAAACATAGTGTGCCGTGCCCAGCAGCAATCCAAGCAACCCGGCACACAAAAGAATATTTATTTAGTTCCCATGTGCGTTTACGAAGGAGATACTATCCCCTACTATGCTTTGCCCACTGTTTATATATTCAAGCCACTCAAGTTCAAGAACAAACGGGAAATGGCAAAATACACCAAGCTCATCCGTGATGTGAAGAAAGTGCTGCCACTGTCCAAAGAAATAAACCGTGCCGTCATCGAAACCTATGAGTATATGATGACCCTGCCGGGCGAAAAGGCCCGACAACGCCACATCAAAGCTGTGGAAAAAGGACTGAAAGAACAATACACCCCACAATTGAAGAAGCTCTCCTTCGCCCAAGGAAAACTACTGATCAAATTGGTGGACCGTCAGACCAATTCTACCGGATATGAACTTGTAAAAGCCTTTATGGGGCCTTTCAAAGCAGGTTTTTATCAAACCTTCGCCGCACTGTTCGGAGCCAGCCTGAAGAAACAGTACAATCCTATGGGAGATGATATGCTGACGGAACGGGTAATACTGATGGTGGAAAGCGGTCAGTTGTAA
- a CDS encoding helix-hairpin-helix domain-containing protein: MKLIKIGVFVSMLLTTSILEAQNTAISLLEEALEQLSTESEEEYDWEDELEELSRHLQEPVNINAATKQQLEQFPFLTDLQIENILAYVYIHGQMQTIYELQQVKEMDKRTIDLLLPFVRVQAIEESRRYPALKSILKYGRHEVLTRLDVPFYTRKGYEKNYLGPSLYHSLRYSFHYGDYLHAGITAEKDAGEPMFALHDRKGYDYYSPYLFFRNMGRLKILALGNYRLNFGQGLVLGTDFRLGKSFSLFTAEHRGSGIRKHSSTDEYNYFRGVAATVELLPSLEFSAFYSHRSMDGVTKDGEITSIYKTGLHRTQKEAEKTDAFSMQLVGGNFTYERGKLRVGVTGIHYFFNYPYEPSLNKYAKYNLHGSRFHNVGVDYKYRFGRFVWVGEAAVGTKGYALINQLKYKLFTDYQLMIVHRYYSYDYWSMFGRAFGEGSTPQNENGWYLAMEAAPLSYWRFFASLDLFSFPWWKYRISKSSQGVDGMFQAVYSPRKNLSIYFNYRYKQKERDVTETSGKVTLPIYHHYFRYRLNYTPEAFLFRTTMDYNYFRQKDGKGHQFEGQQGWQCTQSIAYTFSKMPLTVSVQGTYFHTDDYDSRIYASEKGLLYTFHTPSFYGRGIRYSAHVRYDLNKDLMMLVKLGQTVYQDREEIGSGNDLIHGNKKTDLQMQLRIKF, from the coding sequence ATGAAACTCATCAAGATAGGAGTCTTTGTAAGTATGTTGCTGACGACTTCTATACTTGAAGCTCAAAATACGGCCATATCTCTTTTAGAAGAGGCTCTGGAACAACTCTCTACGGAGAGTGAAGAAGAATATGACTGGGAAGATGAGTTGGAAGAACTATCCCGGCATTTACAGGAACCTGTAAATATCAATGCGGCAACCAAACAACAATTGGAACAATTTCCTTTCCTTACCGATCTTCAGATAGAAAATATTCTCGCTTATGTATATATTCATGGGCAAATGCAGACCATTTACGAATTGCAACAAGTGAAGGAGATGGATAAGCGTACCATCGACCTGCTGCTGCCTTTTGTCCGTGTACAGGCGATAGAAGAGAGTAGGAGATATCCCGCCTTGAAAAGTATCTTGAAGTATGGCAGGCATGAGGTGCTTACCCGTCTGGATGTACCTTTCTATACCCGCAAAGGATATGAGAAGAATTATCTTGGTCCTTCGCTCTATCATTCATTGCGATACAGTTTTCATTATGGTGATTATTTGCATGCGGGGATTACGGCGGAAAAAGATGCAGGAGAGCCGATGTTTGCTTTGCACGACCGGAAAGGATATGATTATTACTCCCCGTACCTCTTTTTCCGGAATATGGGTAGGCTGAAGATACTTGCTTTAGGCAATTATCGCCTGAACTTCGGACAGGGACTGGTGTTGGGTACTGATTTCCGCTTGGGAAAATCATTTTCTCTCTTTACTGCCGAACATAGAGGTAGCGGTATTCGTAAGCATAGTTCCACTGACGAATATAATTATTTCCGTGGAGTCGCGGCTACCGTTGAACTGCTTCCTTCACTGGAATTTTCTGCCTTCTATTCCCACCGTTCCATGGACGGAGTGACGAAAGACGGAGAAATCACTTCTATTTATAAGACAGGATTGCACCGTACACAAAAGGAGGCAGAGAAAACCGATGCTTTTTCCATGCAGCTTGTAGGTGGAAATTTTACTTACGAGCGAGGTAAATTGAGGGTAGGGGTCACTGGTATCCATTACTTTTTCAATTATCCTTATGAACCTTCTTTGAATAAATATGCCAAGTATAACTTGCATGGAAGCCGTTTCCATAATGTGGGTGTGGATTATAAATATCGTTTCGGACGCTTTGTATGGGTAGGGGAGGCGGCTGTGGGTACAAAAGGTTATGCACTAATTAATCAGTTGAAATACAAATTGTTCACAGATTATCAACTGATGATTGTTCATCGTTATTATTCCTATGATTATTGGTCTATGTTTGGGAGGGCATTTGGTGAGGGCAGTACACCACAAAATGAAAACGGCTGGTATCTGGCAATGGAAGCTGCTCCATTATCATATTGGCGTTTTTTTGCTTCATTGGACTTGTTCTCTTTTCCATGGTGGAAATATCGCATCAGCAAATCTTCGCAGGGAGTGGATGGTATGTTTCAGGCGGTTTATTCTCCTCGCAAGAACTTGTCTATATATTTTAATTATCGCTACAAGCAGAAAGAGAGGGATGTGACGGAAACGAGTGGAAAGGTAACATTGCCCATTTATCATCATTATTTTCGTTATCGTTTGAATTATACACCAGAAGCTTTTCTTTTCCGTACCACAATGGATTATAATTACTTTCGGCAGAAAGATGGAAAGGGACATCAGTTTGAGGGGCAGCAAGGATGGCAATGCACTCAATCCATTGCTTATACTTTTTCCAAAATGCCTTTAACTGTGTCTGTACAAGGTACTTATTTCCATACAGACGATTATGATTCACGTATCTATGCTTCGGAAAAGGGGTTACTCTATACTTTTCACACTCCTTCTTTCTATGGTCGTGGTATTCGTTATTCCGCCCATGTGCGCTATGATTTGAACAAGGATTTGATGATGCTTGTCAAGCTGGGACAAACCGTTTATCAGGACAGAGAAGAAATAGGTTCGGGCAACGACTTGATACATGGAAACAAGAAAACAGACTTACAGATGCAGTTGCGTATTAAGTTTTAG
- a CDS encoding radical SAM protein encodes MTVIYPSPIFGPIHSRRLGVSLGINLMPADGKVCTFNCIYCECGFNEDFRPRQARPTREEVRAALEVRLQDMQQNGPAPDVLTFAGNGEPTAHPHFPEIIEDTLALRDKYFPQAKVSVLSNSTFIHKPAVFEALNRIDNNILKLDTVDEAYIRDLDRPTRRYRVREIIEGMKAFGGNCIIQTMFLKGGYKGKDMDNTSDKFVLPWLEAVKEIAPRQVMIYTIDRETPDHDLQKATREELDRIAGLIKEAGIPVSVSY; translated from the coding sequence ATGACAGTCATTTATCCTTCTCCCATCTTCGGTCCCATCCATTCCCGCCGTTTGGGAGTATCTTTGGGAATTAATCTTATGCCTGCCGACGGTAAAGTATGTACTTTCAACTGCATTTACTGCGAGTGTGGTTTCAATGAAGATTTCCGTCCCCGACAGGCACGTCCCACGCGCGAGGAAGTGCGTGCTGCCCTCGAAGTGCGCTTGCAGGATATGCAACAGAACGGTCCCGCACCCGATGTGTTGACCTTTGCCGGTAATGGGGAGCCTACTGCCCATCCTCATTTTCCTGAGATAATAGAAGATACACTTGCCTTGCGTGACAAATATTTTCCGCAGGCAAAGGTCAGTGTACTTAGCAATTCCACCTTTATTCATAAGCCAGCCGTTTTCGAGGCCCTGAACAGAATAGATAATAATATACTGAAACTCGATACTGTGGACGAAGCTTATATTCGTGATCTCGATCGTCCTACAAGGCGCTATCGCGTCCGTGAAATCATCGAGGGCATGAAGGCTTTCGGGGGAAACTGTATCATCCAGACTATGTTCCTAAAAGGAGGTTATAAAGGGAAGGATATGGATAATACATCCGATAAATTTGTTCTTCCTTGGCTGGAAGCCGTCAAGGAGATAGCTCCTCGGCAGGTGATGATTTATACCATTGATCGTGAAACGCCCGATCACGACTTGCAGAAGGCTACTCGTGAAGAACTGGATCGCATTGCCGGACTGATAAAGGAAGCGGGGATACCGGTGAGTGTATCCTACTGA
- a CDS encoding aspartyl protease family protein, giving the protein MKNLSSHFLLCTIILLSTTQQPLYAQQTYVRPIEKDFADTINIEFFRNIPIVPVTINGKQLRFMFDTGASFSNIDFKLFPEDVPIVRRDSLTDTNNVKQEIKFIELCGLSIGKTHFPCYQAFLYLFDESPMFRCAQVDGMIGGDLLQKLAVKIDKEKKQLILTDRKKWFKTKKKKETSIDMMWNRPFIKLSIGEITEETVLFDTGASELYYLCNEVLQQLQAFDSELWQGEVIKEVQGSNIFGAYGFAKINNIFLVKLQKWKLDNVLFKNIFTTTKHNNHSIIGSELLNYGQVILDYRHKKFTFLPYNDDDTINIDNDKEEEFCIGIDEEGHLIISLIYENSDFYHQGMRRGDRVIAANGQELNDDLCALMRIPNDEIKEMKLMDKDRGIKTIKFPIQESNHQ; this is encoded by the coding sequence ATGAAAAACCTTTCAAGCCATTTTTTATTATGTACCATTATCCTATTATCAACTACACAACAGCCTCTCTACGCTCAACAAACGTATGTCCGACCCATTGAAAAAGACTTTGCCGATACCATCAACATCGAGTTCTTCAGGAACATCCCTATTGTGCCTGTTACGATAAATGGCAAGCAGCTACGTTTTATGTTCGACACAGGAGCTTCTTTCTCCAACATCGATTTCAAACTGTTTCCGGAAGACGTACCGATAGTCCGACGAGACAGTCTTACGGATACAAACAATGTGAAACAAGAAATAAAATTTATTGAGCTTTGTGGTTTATCTATTGGAAAGACTCATTTTCCTTGCTATCAAGCTTTTCTCTATTTGTTTGACGAAAGCCCGATGTTCAGATGTGCGCAAGTGGACGGAATGATTGGAGGAGACCTCTTGCAAAAGCTTGCTGTGAAGATTGACAAGGAAAAGAAACAATTGATTTTGACTGACCGCAAGAAATGGTTTAAGACGAAAAAGAAGAAAGAAACTTCCATAGACATGATGTGGAACAGACCATTCATCAAACTGTCTATCGGAGAAATTACAGAAGAAACTGTTTTATTCGACACCGGAGCAAGTGAACTTTATTATCTTTGCAATGAAGTGTTACAACAATTACAAGCATTTGATTCTGAATTGTGGCAAGGAGAAGTCATCAAAGAGGTTCAAGGGTCTAATATATTCGGTGCATACGGATTTGCTAAAATAAACAATATCTTCTTGGTGAAGTTACAGAAATGGAAATTGGACAATGTTCTTTTTAAAAATATATTTACCACCACAAAACATAACAACCACTCAATCATAGGATCGGAATTACTAAATTACGGGCAAGTCATCTTGGACTATCGTCACAAAAAATTCACTTTTCTTCCTTACAACGATGACGATACTATCAACATTGATAATGATAAAGAAGAAGAATTCTGTATCGGTATTGATGAAGAAGGACATCTTATCATCAGCCTGATATATGAAAATTCAGACTTCTACCATCAGGGCATGCGCAGAGGTGACCGTGTCATAGCCGCCAACGGACAAGAGCTGAACGACGACCTTTGCGCTCTGATGAGAATTCCTAATGACGAAATAAAAGAAATGAAATTGATGGATAAAGATAGGGGTATAAAGACCATAAAATTTCCTATACAAGAATCTAACCATCAGTAG
- a CDS encoding DNA/RNA non-specific endonuclease produces MTKRRKKQSFKGVICLIALICIACLSYEPIAKALHIKAPVTAKGVTEEYPPEWASLKGHSPKSILLPAPLKNVSEQILYRESYTASYNKDLKLPNWVAWMLTPEKLVERESRSDKFLPDPELPENEAVTTDDYKGAGMDRGHMCPAGDSRWHWKAMQESFYMTNICPQDHNLNRGDWKELEESCRYWAQKEGRIYIVCGPILYDRKHRTIGRHHKITVPEAFFKVILCITSNPPKAIGFIYKNTSGNHPLDSYVNSVDEVERITGIDFFPTLPDNIEKKIEATYDLNLWK; encoded by the coding sequence ATGACTAAAAGACGAAAAAAACAATCCTTCAAAGGGGTAATCTGTTTAATAGCATTGATATGCATTGCCTGTCTGAGCTATGAACCCATAGCCAAAGCTCTGCACATCAAAGCTCCCGTCACAGCAAAAGGAGTGACCGAAGAATATCCTCCGGAGTGGGCTTCACTGAAAGGTCATTCCCCAAAAAGCATCCTGCTTCCCGCTCCGCTAAAGAACGTTTCCGAACAGATATTGTACCGCGAAAGCTACACTGCATCTTATAACAAGGACTTGAAACTGCCCAACTGGGTGGCATGGATGCTGACTCCTGAAAAGTTGGTAGAACGTGAAAGCCGCAGCGACAAGTTCCTGCCTGACCCTGAGCTGCCGGAAAATGAGGCTGTAACCACCGACGACTATAAAGGTGCGGGAATGGACCGCGGCCACATGTGTCCTGCCGGTGACAGCCGCTGGCACTGGAAAGCCATGCAAGAGAGTTTTTACATGACAAACATCTGCCCGCAAGACCACAATCTGAACCGGGGAGACTGGAAAGAGCTGGAAGAGTCTTGCCGCTACTGGGCACAGAAAGAGGGGAGAATATACATTGTCTGCGGACCTATTCTTTACGACCGGAAACACCGCACGATAGGCAGACACCATAAAATCACTGTTCCCGAAGCATTCTTCAAAGTAATACTTTGCATCACAAGCAATCCACCCAAAGCCATCGGCTTTATTTATAAAAACACATCGGGCAATCATCCTTTGGACAGCTACGTCAATAGTGTGGATGAAGTAGAACGCATTACGGGCATCGACTTCTTCCCCACTTTGCCAGACAATATTGAGAAGAAAATAGAAGCTACGTATGATTTAAATCTGTGGAAATAA
- a CDS encoding SulP family inorganic anion transporter, with the protein MKAFEFKPKLYTALKNYSKELFMADLMAGIIVGIVALPLAIAFGIASGVSPEKGIITAIIAGFIISVLGGSKVQIGGPTGAFIVIIYGIIQQYGESGLIVATLMAGVILILLGIFKLGAVIKFIPYPIIVGFTSGIAVTIFTTQIADVFGLTFGDEKVPGDFIGKWMVYFRHFDTVNWWNTIVSIVSIFIIAITPRFSKKIPGSLIAIITVTVAVWLMKTYGGIDCIDTIGDRFSIKAELPDAVVPTLNWEAIKNLFPVAVTIAVLGAIESLLSATVADGVIGDKHDSNAELIAQGVANMATPLFGGIPATGAIARTMANINNGGKSPVAGIIHAVVLLLILLFLMPLAQYIPMGCLAGVLVIVSYNMSGWRTFKGLMKNPKSDVSVLLITFFLTVIFDLTIAIEVGLVIACVLFMRRVMETTEISVIKDEIDPNAESDINSHEEHLTIPEGVEVYEINGPYFFGIATKFEETMSQMGDRPKVRVIRMRKVPFIDSTGIHNLTTLCQMSQKEKITIVLSGVNEKVHKVLEKSGFYELLGEENICPNINVALERAKELL; encoded by the coding sequence ATGAAAGCGTTCGAATTCAAACCGAAGCTGTACACAGCTCTTAAAAATTACTCGAAAGAATTATTCATGGCTGACCTGATGGCCGGTATCATTGTAGGTATCGTGGCTCTCCCGCTTGCCATAGCGTTTGGTATCGCCTCCGGAGTTTCACCGGAGAAAGGTATCATCACAGCCATTATAGCCGGCTTCATCATCTCCGTGTTAGGAGGAAGCAAGGTACAGATCGGAGGTCCTACCGGCGCATTCATCGTTATCATCTATGGCATTATCCAGCAATATGGAGAATCGGGATTGATTGTGGCCACATTGATGGCAGGCGTTATCCTTATCCTCTTAGGAATATTCAAGCTTGGAGCCGTCATCAAGTTCATACCCTATCCCATCATAGTGGGATTCACAAGTGGTATTGCCGTCACCATCTTTACCACACAGATTGCAGATGTATTCGGGCTGACTTTCGGTGATGAGAAAGTGCCGGGTGACTTTATCGGCAAGTGGATGGTCTATTTCCGCCACTTCGACACAGTGAACTGGTGGAATACAATCGTCAGTATTGTCAGCATCTTCATCATTGCCATCACTCCCCGCTTCTCTAAAAAGATACCCGGATCACTGATAGCCATCATAACAGTTACCGTAGCCGTCTGGCTGATGAAAACATACGGCGGCATCGATTGTATCGACACCATCGGCGACCGCTTCAGCATCAAGGCCGAACTGCCGGATGCCGTGGTTCCCACACTGAACTGGGAAGCCATCAAGAACCTGTTTCCCGTAGCTGTCACCATTGCCGTACTGGGAGCCATCGAATCTCTGTTGTCGGCCACCGTGGCCGATGGCGTGATAGGTGACAAGCACGATTCAAACGCTGAACTGATAGCTCAGGGTGTGGCAAACATGGCAACTCCCTTGTTCGGCGGCATCCCGGCCACAGGAGCCATTGCACGCACCATGGCCAATATTAATAATGGCGGAAAATCGCCCGTGGCAGGTATCATACATGCCGTAGTGCTGTTACTGATACTACTGTTCCTCATGCCTCTGGCACAATACATCCCAATGGGGTGTCTGGCCGGTGTATTGGTCATCGTATCTTATAACATGAGTGGCTGGCGCACCTTCAAAGGGCTGATGAAAAATCCGAAATCAGACGTATCGGTATTGTTGATTACCTTCTTCCTGACAGTGATCTTCGACCTGACCATAGCCATCGAAGTAGGTTTGGTGATTGCCTGTGTACTCTTTATGCGCCGTGTGATGGAAACCACTGAAATATCGGTCATAAAAGATGAGATAGACCCGAATGCAGAGTCGGACATCAACAGCCACGAAGAACATCTGACAATTCCTGAAGGTGTGGAAGTATATGAAATCAACGGTCCTTACTTCTTCGGTATCGCCACCAAGTTTGAGGAAACCATGTCGCAGATGGGCGACCGTCCCAAAGTACGTGTCATCCGTATGCGAAAAGTACCTTTCATCGACTCTACGGGCATCCACAACCTTACTACTCTCTGCCAAATGTCACAGAAGGAGAAAATTACCATTGTGCTCTCCGGTGTCAATGAAAAAGTGCATAAAGTATTGGAGAAATCGGGATTCTACGAATTGCTGGGAGAGGAAAATATCTGCCCCAACATCAATGTGGCATTGGAACGGGCTAAGGAATTGCTGTAA
- a CDS encoding DUF4884 domain-containing protein: MKKLIRILILLSVLLPVLSSCFAERSVTVRQAQNNKDYTVHYLFEHNGCKVYRFYDTWSSSYVYFTTQGDVTSIRDDSTHQRTATYSVLNDTIKVKKAE, translated from the coding sequence ATGAAAAAGCTCATTAGAATTTTGATACTGTTGTCCGTACTATTACCTGTTCTCAGTTCGTGCTTTGCAGAACGTTCTGTGACCGTGAGACAAGCCCAAAATAACAAAGACTATACTGTTCACTATCTCTTTGAGCATAACGGATGTAAAGTGTACCGCTTTTATGATACATGGTCTTCCAGCTATGTGTATTTCACAACACAAGGCGATGTTACCAGCATCCGCGACGACTCCACACACCAAAGAACCGCCACATATAGTGTACTGAACGACACGATCAAAGTAAAAAAGGCAGAATAA